The genomic segment CAGGGCCTGCTGTTCGGCAAGGTTGCGCGCACGCGACTCTTCCAGCTTGCGCAGGATGTCGGCGCGCTCTTCGTCCGGCGTCATGGCGCGAGCACCATCCTTGACGTAGGTACGCTTCTGGCGCACCTCGACATTCACGGTCGTCTTGCTGCGACCGGAACTGATCGTCACTTCCTGCTGCTTCCGGCGGTTGAGCGTGATCTTCTTTGCAGACTGATCGGTCTCTTCCGGGGCCTGCTCGGGCTTGCCGTGCGAACGACGAAGGAAGCCCAGGAGCTTCACCTTCTCGGAGCTGGTCACGACCTGGTCGGGACCGCTGAACTTCATGCCGGCACCGGCCAGCTGTTCCAGCAGTTTTTCGACCGGCGTGTTGACCAGTTCGGCAAGCTTGCGGATGGTGGTTTGCTGCGACATTCGGATCCTATGATCTTGTGGGCGCCCCCCCGCATCTGGAGGTGGCGCGGATTCTACGCCCTGAGCGGCTCAGGGCCCTGTTCATTGCCGGCTCATTCGCCGCGTTCCAGTCGGGCGATCTCTTCGGCGCGGGCGGCCAGGATCAGCGCAGCGGCGCGCGCCTGATCCAGTCCTTCGATGCCGAAGTCCATGACCTCGTCGGCGGCCAGGTCGGACAGGTCCTCGCTGGTACGCACGCCGTGGCCGGCCAGCGCATACGCGGTGGCTTCGTCCATGCCCTTCAGGGACAGCAGGTCCTGCGCCGGCTGGCCGTCTTCAAGGCCTTCCTCGACTGCCAGGGCCTCATTGAGCAGCGCATCGCGGGCACGAGCGCGCAGCTCTTCGACGATGTCCTCGTCGAAACCTTCCACGGCCAGCAGTTCGCCGACCGGGACATAAGCGATTTCCTCGACGGTGCCGAAGCCTTCGCTGACCAGGATGCCGGCGATCTCTTCGTCCACTTCCAGCTTGTCCATGAACAGCTGGCGGGCCGAAGCCTGCTCGGCCTCCGACTTGGCGGTGACCTGGTCCTGGGTCATCACATTGAGCTGCCAGCCGGTCAGGCGGCTGGCCAGGCGCACGTTCTGGCCGCCCTTGCCGATCGCCTGGGCCAGGCGGTCTTCAGCCACGGCCAGGTCCATCGAGTGCTTGTCTTCATCGACGATGATCGACTGCACTTCGGCCGGTGCCATCGCGTTGATGACGAAGTTGGCCGGGTTGTCGTTCCACAGCACGATGTCCACGCGCTCGCCATTGAGCTCGTTGGACACGGCCTGCACGCGCGAACCGCGCATGCCGATGCAGGCGCCGATCGGATCGGTGCGCTGGTCGTGGGCGAGCACGGCGATCTTGGCGCGGTCGCCCGGATCGCGGGCACAGGCCTTGATTTCCACCAGGCCCTGGCCGACTTCCGGCACTTCCAGCTTGAACAGCTCGATCATGAATTCCGGGGCGGCGCGGCTGATGAACAGCTGCGGGCCACGCGGCTCCGAGCGCACTTCGGCCAGGTAGCCGCGCACGCGGTCACCGGCGCGCAGCACGTCGCGCGGAATGCCCTTGTCCTTCGGAATGAAGCCTTCGGCGTTGCCACCGAGGTCGACATAGATGTTGCCGCGCTCGGCGCGCTTGACCACACCGGTGATCAGTTCGCCGACGCGATCCTTCCACGCATCCACGACCTGCTGGCGCTCGGCTTCGCGCACGCGCTGGACGATGACCTGCTTGGCGGCCTGGGCGGCGATGCGGCCGAAGTCCGGGTTCTCGATCTGCTCTTCAATGTAGTCGCCGACGTCCACGCCCTCGGCTTCATCGACGGCGTCCATCAGGCGGATCTGGCGATCCGGCGATTCCATCACCACGTCATCGGCCACCACTTCCCAGCGGCGGTAGGTTTCGTAGCTGCCATCCTTGTGGTCGATGACCACGCGGGTCAGCACTTCCTCGTCGGGATAGCGCTTCTTCGCCGCCGAGGCCAGGGCGGCCTCGATGGCATCGAAGATCACTTCACGCGGCACGCCCTTCTCGTTGGCGACTGCGTCCACTACCAGCAACAGTTCCTTGCTCATTGGCTCACTCCGCGCGCGGCTTCTTTGCCGCCGGCTCGTTGGAAGAAGAATTCTTGTTCGGCTTCGGACGCTTCGGTGCCGGACCGGTCGGCTTGCTCGGGGCCAGCCCCAGCGCCACCCAGTCGGGCATGATCCGTGCCTTGTCGATGTTGTCGGCCGACACGACCACTTCGGTCTTGTCGACAACGAAGGTGATGGTGTCCGCGGCCTCGTCGGTTGCTTCGATGCGGCCCTGCAGGCGACGACGGTTGTCCTGCGGCAGCTTCAGGGTGACCTTGGCCATTTCGCCGAGGTGACGGCCGAACTGCTCCAGGTTGAACAACGGACGGTCCACGCCCGGCGAAGACACTTCCAGCGTGTAGTTGCCGCTGATCGGGTCTTCGACGTCCATCTGCGCCGACACTTCGCGGCTGACGCGCTCGCAGTCGTCGACATTGATGATGCGCTCGGGCTGTTCAGCCAGCGGCACGTCGATGTAAAGGCGCAGGGTCGCACCGCCGGGGGCCGGCAGATACTCAACGCCCAGCAGCTCCAGGCCCAGCGACACAACGGTCGGGGCGAGCAGATTCGCGATGTCGGTTGCCTTGTCGCTCACAGCCTGCCTTGATCTCTATGGTTGGGTGCCGGCCTTGGCCAGCGTGGAAACATGACGCCCCGGAAACGACAAAGGGCCCGCTGGGCCCCTTTTCCGGAAAGACTCCGGTGACTGGATTCCGGTTGCAACCTGCAGTGCCTGCCGGTTGCGGCCCTCCTTCCGGATCCGGACTCCCGCTGGGAGGCCGCCTTCAGGGGTACTGCTAGGCCGCTGATGATAGCGGCTGCACCGCACTGGTGCAAGGTGCGAGCCCGGGGTCAGATCCCTTTTCCGCAGGAAAAGGGATCTGACCCCGATCGCGCGGAAACGCCGCAGGACCCAAAGAAAAACGCCTTCGAAGCAGGACTTCGAAGGCGCATTCTTTACTTGGTAGCGGGGGCAGGATTTGAACCTGCGACCTTCGGGTTATGAGCCCGACGAGCTGCCAGACTGCTCCACCCCGCATCAGAAGCGGAATCATGAGGCATTGCTGCGAAAAATGCAAGCTTTCCCTCATTCATCAAACCGGTTGGCGCCGATTCGATGTTGGTAGCGGGGGCAGGATTTGAACCTGCGACCTTCGGGTTATGAGCCCGACGAGCTGCCAGACTGCTCCACCCCGCACCGGAAGTGTTTGAACTGCTGCCCTGCTCTTTCGAGGAGGGCTACCGCAACGATGTTCTGGCTGAACCGCTGCAGTGACAACTCAGGCTGCGCATATTACACGAATCGCGCAGCTTTGTGTCAACTTTTATGCAAGATGCGCAAATGCCTGCTGGCACCAGACCATGATCGGGTTCCAGGCAATGCCCAGCGCCAGCAGCGCCAGTGCGTTCACGCCCAGCACCAGGCCCAGTACGCGGTCGTTGCTGCGCGGCATGGCCTCGCCCACCGGCTCATCGAAATACATGACCTTGATGACGCGCAGGTAGTAGAAGCAGCCGACCACGGCGCACAGCACGCCCAGGATCGCCAGCCACAGCAGGCCGCCGTTGACCGCCGCGCCGAGCACGGCCAGCTTGGTCCAGAAGCCCAGGAACGGCGGGATGCCGGCCAGCGACGCCATGATGCACAGCACCAGGCCGGCCATCCACGGGTTGCGGGCGTTCAGGCCCTTGAAGTCTTCGATGTTCTCGGCTTCGAAGCCGGCACGCGACAGCGCGATGATCGCGCCGAAGGCGGCGGTCGACATGATGGCGTAGGCCAGTGCGTAGAACAGCGCGGCGGCATAGCCCTGCGCGCCACCACCGGCGATGCCCATCAGCAGGAAGCCGATGTGCGAAACGGTGGAGAACGCCAGCATGCGCTTGAGGTTGCTCTGCGCAATGGCCATCAGGTTGCCGATGACCAGCGACACCGCAGCCAGGCCGGCGATCAGCAACTGCAGTTCGGTCGACAACGGGCCCACGCCCATTTCCAGCAGGCGGTAGGCCATGCCGAAGGCGGCCAGCTTCGGCGCCGAGCTGATGAATAGCGCGATCGGCGCCGGGGCACCCTGGTACACGTCGGGCAGCCACATGTGGAACGGCGCGGCACCCAGCTTGAAGGCGACGCCGGCGATCATGAACACCGCACCGGTGATCAGCAGCACGCGTTCTTCCGAATGCGGGATGGCATCGCGGATGACGTCCAGGTGCAGGCTGCCGGTGGCGCCGTAGATCAGCGACATGCCGTACAGCAGCAGGCCCGAGGCCAGCGAACCGAGCACGATGTACTTCATCGCCGCTTCCGAGGCCAGGCCGTTCTCGCGGTTGCTGGCCACCAGCGCGTAGGAGCACAGCGCCAGCAGTTCCAGGCCCAGGTAGACCATCAGCAGGCTGCCGGCCGAGACCAGGATCATCATGCCGGCGGTGCCGAACAGGATCAGCACCGGGATCTCGCCCTGGAACAGGTTGCGATCACGCAGGTAGCGCCAGCCATAGACCAGGGTCAGGCCGCTGAGCAGCACGATCCCGGTCTTCATCACGTCCGCGGCGGTATCGCGCACGAACATGCCATGGAAGACCTCCCCCTGCCCGCCCACGCCGGTGGCCAGCATGAACAGCACCACGGCCAGCGCAGCGAGCGAGAACAGGTGGGTGACGATCTTGTTCCGGTTGCTGACGAACAGGTCGAGGATCATCAGGGCGAAGGCGCTGCCGATCAGCACCAGCTCGGGAGCGAGCGGTGGCAGGTCAGCGGCGGTCAATGGCAGCAGCGGCGAGGTGGTCATCATCAAATCCTGGAATTACAGCAGCTTGCTGGATGCGATCTGCATCGCCAGCTTCGCGATCGAGGGCTCCATCAGGTCGGTCAGCGGCTTGGGGTAGATGCCCAGGGCCAGCACGCCGATGGCGAACACGCCCAGCACCAGCCATTCGCGGCCGTTGATGTCCTTCAGTTCGGCAACGTGGCTGTTGGCCACTTCGCCGAAGAAGATGCGCTTGTACAGCCACAGGGTGTAGGCGGCGCCGATGATCAGGGTGGTGGCCGCGCCCAGCGCGATCCACGGATTACGCTGGAACGCCGACAGGATGACCATGAACTCGCCGACGAAGCCGCTGGTACCCGGCAGGCCCGCGTTGGCCATGAAGAACAGCATGGCGAAGGTGGCGAACCACGGCATCACGTTGACCACGCCGCCGTAATCGGCGATGCGGCGGCTGTGCATGCGGTCGTACAGCACGCCGACGCAGGAGAACATCGCGCCGGACACGAAGCCGTGCGAGATCATCTGCACCATGGCGCCCTGCAGGCCCAGGCGGGCCGCATCGGCGTTGCCGGCTTCACGCACCAGCCACAGGGCGATGAAGGTACCGAGGGTGACGAAGCCCATGTGCGCGATCGACGAATACGCGATCAGCTTCTTCATGTCGTCCTGCACCAGGGCGACCAGGCCGACGTAGATCACCGCGATCAGCGACAGCGCGATCACCAGCCAGGCCCATTCCTGCGATGCGTCCGGGACGATCGGCAGGTTGAAGCGCAGGAAGCCGTAGCCACCGATCTTCAGGGCGATGGCGGCCAGGATCACCGAACCGGCGGTCGGCGCTTCCACGTGGGCATCCGGCAGCCAGGTGTGGACCGGGAACATCGGCACCTTGACCGCGAAGGCGATCAGGAAGGCAAAGAAGATCCAGGTCTGTTCCTTGGCCGACAGCGGCAGCGCGTACAGGTCGGCCAGCTGGAAGCTGCCGCCCTTCAGGTACAGGTAGATCAGCGCCACCAGCATCAGCACCGAGCCGAGGAAGGTGTACAGGAAGAACTTCAGCGCGGCGTAGATGCGGCGCGGGCCACCCCAGACACCGATGATCAGGAACATCGGGATCAGCATCGCCTCGAAGAACACGTAGAACAACATCGCGTCCGTGGCCGAGAAGATACCGACGGTGACGCCTTCCAGGATCAGGAAGGCGGCCACGTACTGGTTGACGCGCTTGTCGATGGCGCTCCAGGCACCGATCAGGGCAAGCACGCTGACCAGCGTGGTCAGCAGGATCAGCGCCACGGCGATGCCGTCCACGCCCAGGTTGTAGCCGATCTTGTACGCCGGGATCCAGGCATGGGTCTCGACGAACTGCAGACCGTCGATGCCCGCGTTGTAGCCGCTCAGCAGCGAGAGGCTCGCCACGAAGGTCAGCACCGCGACGCCCAGCGACGCCCAGCGGGCGGTCTGCGCATCACGGATCGCAAGGATCAGGGCGCCACCGAGGATCGGCAGCCAGATGAGGACACTGAGTAGAGGCCAGTTCGACACGTCTTCTTATTCCGTACAGGTCATCAACGCAGGTAATGCATCAGCACGCCCAGCAGGGCAATCAGGCCGATGATCATCGCGAAGGCGTAGTGATAGAGGAAACCGGATTGGGTACGACGCAGCACGCCGGCTGCGACGTCCACAACACGTGCCGAGAGATTGACCACGCCGTCGACGATGTTGCTGTCGATCCAGCGCGAGACCTTGCCCAGCTTGACGCTGCCGCCGGCAAAGCCATCGATCCACAGCTTGTCGAAGCCGTACTTGTTTTCCAGCACCGACACCAGCGGGGCGAAGGTCTTGCGCGCCTTGCCCGACAGGTCCGGCTTCCACAGGTAGAACAGTGCAGCCAGCAGGAAGCCCGCCAGGGTCAGCCAGAACGGCGGCAGCATCATGCCGTGCAGCGCGAACGCCACCGGCCCGTGGAACTCTTCACCCAGGAAGGCAACGGTGTTCTTGGCCGGATCGTAGAAGTTCACGATACCGGTGAAGAACGTGTTGACCTGGCCCTGGATCGCCGCGTGGGCGTGGTGGCCGGCCCAGTCGGTGCCATGCAGCATCGGACCGATGCTGAAGAAACCGATGGCGATCGACGGGATGGCCAGCAGGATCAGCGGCAGGGTCACCACCCACGGGGTTTCATGCGGCTCATGCGGACCGTGGCCATGGCCGTGGTCGTCATGGGCATCGCCGTGGTGGGCATCGGCATGGTGTGCGTCTGCGGCGTGGTGATCGTCATGGCCGTGGCCATGGTCATCATGCGCGTCGCGGAAGCGCTCCTTGCCGTGGAAGGTCATGAACAGCAGGCGGAAGCTGTAGAAGCTGGTCACCAGCACGCCACCCAGCACCGCCCAGTAGCCATAGGTGGCCACCCAGCTGTTCTGCATGTGGGCGTGGATCTCGGCCGCCTCGATGATGGTGTCCTTCGAGTAGAAGCCCGAGAAGAACGGCGTACCGACCAGGGCCAGGGTACCGATCCACATGGTGACGAAGGTGATCGGCATGTACTTGCGCAGGCCGCCCATCTTGCGCATGTCCTGCTCGTGGTGCATCGCGATGATGACCGAGCCGGCGCCCAGGAACAGCAGGGCCTTGAAGAACGCGTGGGTCATCAGGTGGAACACGGCGGCCGAATAGGCCGACACGCCCAGCGCCACGGTCATGTAGCCCAGCTGCGACAGCGTGGAGTACGCGACGACGCGCTTGATGTCGTTCTGCACGATGCCGATCAGGCCGGTGAAGAACGCGGTGGTGGCGCCGATGAAGAGGATGAAGTTCAGCGCGGTCTGCGACAGCTCGAACAGCGGCGACATGCGGGTAACCATGAAGATACCGGCGGTCACCATCGTCGCGGCGTGGATCAGTGCCGAGATCGGGGTCGGGCCTTCCATCGAGTCCGGCAGCCACACGTGCAGCGGGACCTGGGCCGACTTGCCCATGGCGCCGATGAACAGGCAGATGCAGATGACGGTGGCGATCGACCAGATCACCGGCTCGTTCAGCAGCTGCATGCCCAGGATCGTGCCGTCCCAGATCTGCAGCTGGGCGCGCGGGTCGGCCAGCATGCCGGCCTGCGAGAACACCTGCGAGTAGTCCAGGGTGCCGAACACCCACAGCACGCCGGCGATGCCCAGCAGGAAGCCGAAGTCACCGACGCGGTTGACCAGGAACGCCTTCATGTTGGCGAAGATCGCGGTCGGGCGCTTGAACCAGAAGCCGATCAGCAGGTACGACACCAGGCCCACCGCTTCCCAGCCGAAGAACAGCTGCAGGAAGTTGTTGCTCATCACCAGGGTGAGCATCGAGAAGGTGAACAGCGAAATGTAGCTGAAGAACCGCTGGTAGCCCGGGTCGTCCTGCATGTAGCCGATCGTGTAGATGTGGACCAGCAGCGACACGAAGGTCACCACCACCATCATCATCGCGGTCAGCTTGTCGACCATGAAGCCGACGTGGGCCGAATACTGGCCGACTTCGAAGAACGTGTAGATGTTCTGGTTGAACGGCTGCGCACCGCCCCACAGCAGCTGGTAGAGCGTGTACATCGACAGGCCGCAGGCAACCGCGACGCCGAGGATGGTGATGGTCTGCGCGCCGAAGCGCTTGACCTGGCGACCGAACAGGCCGGCGATGATGCTG from the Stenotrophomonas maltophilia genome contains:
- the rimP gene encoding ribosome maturation factor RimP — protein: MSDKATDIANLLAPTVVSLGLELLGVEYLPAPGGATLRLYIDVPLAEQPERIINVDDCERVSREVSAQMDVEDPISGNYTLEVSSPGVDRPLFNLEQFGRHLGEMAKVTLKLPQDNRRRLQGRIEATDEAADTITFVVDKTEVVVSADNIDKARIMPDWVALGLAPSKPTGPAPKRPKPNKNSSSNEPAAKKPRAE
- the nuoN gene encoding NADH-quinone oxidoreductase subunit NuoN, whose translation is MTTSPLLPLTAADLPPLAPELVLIGSAFALMILDLFVSNRNKIVTHLFSLAALAVVLFMLATGVGGQGEVFHGMFVRDTAADVMKTGIVLLSGLTLVYGWRYLRDRNLFQGEIPVLILFGTAGMMILVSAGSLLMVYLGLELLALCSYALVASNRENGLASEAAMKYIVLGSLASGLLLYGMSLIYGATGSLHLDVIRDAIPHSEERVLLITGAVFMIAGVAFKLGAAPFHMWLPDVYQGAPAPIALFISSAPKLAAFGMAYRLLEMGVGPLSTELQLLIAGLAAVSLVIGNLMAIAQSNLKRMLAFSTVSHIGFLLMGIAGGGAQGYAAALFYALAYAIMSTAAFGAIIALSRAGFEAENIEDFKGLNARNPWMAGLVLCIMASLAGIPPFLGFWTKLAVLGAAVNGGLLWLAILGVLCAVVGCFYYLRVIKVMYFDEPVGEAMPRSNDRVLGLVLGVNALALLALGIAWNPIMVWCQQAFAHLA
- the nuoL gene encoding NADH-quinone oxidoreductase subunit L — its product is MEITLSKSLLIAVVLAPLFGSIIAGLFGRQVKRFGAQTITILGVAVACGLSMYTLYQLLWGGAQPFNQNIYTFFEVGQYSAHVGFMVDKLTAMMMVVVTFVSLLVHIYTIGYMQDDPGYQRFFSYISLFTFSMLTLVMSNNFLQLFFGWEAVGLVSYLLIGFWFKRPTAIFANMKAFLVNRVGDFGFLLGIAGVLWVFGTLDYSQVFSQAGMLADPRAQLQIWDGTILGMQLLNEPVIWSIATVICICLFIGAMGKSAQVPLHVWLPDSMEGPTPISALIHAATMVTAGIFMVTRMSPLFELSQTALNFILFIGATTAFFTGLIGIVQNDIKRVVAYSTLSQLGYMTVALGVSAYSAAVFHLMTHAFFKALLFLGAGSVIIAMHHEQDMRKMGGLRKYMPITFVTMWIGTLALVGTPFFSGFYSKDTIIEAAEIHAHMQNSWVATYGYWAVLGGVLVTSFYSFRLLFMTFHGKERFRDAHDDHGHGHDDHHAADAHHADAHHGDAHDDHGHGHGPHEPHETPWVVTLPLILLAIPSIAIGFFSIGPMLHGTDWAGHHAHAAIQGQVNTFFTGIVNFYDPAKNTVAFLGEEFHGPVAFALHGMMLPPFWLTLAGFLLAALFYLWKPDLSGKARKTFAPLVSVLENKYGFDKLWIDGFAGGSVKLGKVSRWIDSNIVDGVVNLSARVVDVAAGVLRRTQSGFLYHYAFAMIIGLIALLGVLMHYLR
- a CDS encoding NADH-quinone oxidoreductase subunit M — protein: MSNWPLLSVLIWLPILGGALILAIRDAQTARWASLGVAVLTFVASLSLLSGYNAGIDGLQFVETHAWIPAYKIGYNLGVDGIAVALILLTTLVSVLALIGAWSAIDKRVNQYVAAFLILEGVTVGIFSATDAMLFYVFFEAMLIPMFLIIGVWGGPRRIYAALKFFLYTFLGSVLMLVALIYLYLKGGSFQLADLYALPLSAKEQTWIFFAFLIAFAVKVPMFPVHTWLPDAHVEAPTAGSVILAAIALKIGGYGFLRFNLPIVPDASQEWAWLVIALSLIAVIYVGLVALVQDDMKKLIAYSSIAHMGFVTLGTFIALWLVREAGNADAARLGLQGAMVQMISHGFVSGAMFSCVGVLYDRMHSRRIADYGGVVNVMPWFATFAMLFFMANAGLPGTSGFVGEFMVILSAFQRNPWIALGAATTLIIGAAYTLWLYKRIFFGEVANSHVAELKDINGREWLVLGVFAIGVLALGIYPKPLTDLMEPSIAKLAMQIASSKLL
- the nusA gene encoding transcription termination factor NusA, producing the protein MSKELLLVVDAVANEKGVPREVIFDAIEAALASAAKKRYPDEEVLTRVVIDHKDGSYETYRRWEVVADDVVMESPDRQIRLMDAVDEAEGVDVGDYIEEQIENPDFGRIAAQAAKQVIVQRVREAERQQVVDAWKDRVGELITGVVKRAERGNIYVDLGGNAEGFIPKDKGIPRDVLRAGDRVRGYLAEVRSEPRGPQLFISRAAPEFMIELFKLEVPEVGQGLVEIKACARDPGDRAKIAVLAHDQRTDPIGACIGMRGSRVQAVSNELNGERVDIVLWNDNPANFVINAMAPAEVQSIIVDEDKHSMDLAVAEDRLAQAIGKGGQNVRLASRLTGWQLNVMTQDQVTAKSEAEQASARQLFMDKLEVDEEIAGILVSEGFGTVEEIAYVPVGELLAVEGFDEDIVEELRARARDALLNEALAVEEGLEDGQPAQDLLSLKGMDEATAYALAGHGVRTSEDLSDLAADEVMDFGIEGLDQARAAALILAARAEEIARLERGE